The nucleotide sequence AGCCAAACCATCAAGCGATAAATCTGATTCTAAGCAATCACCAGCAACAACAGAAACAGGCTCTGAGAAAGTTCAGGGGGAAAATGACAATCCTCTTAATACTTCTAACAATGAATCTACTCTGGATATTGAGCCAGCTTATGACCCTGCCGATCCATTCGGCTATCAGCCTGTTCAGTTCGTTCAGCCTACAAGTATTCGGGTTTTTTCTGGTTGTTTTTGTAGCAAGAAATCATGTAAAGCTTATGACCAGCAGGGAACACAAATTAACGGAATTGATCCAAAACTCTGCAAAGGACTTATGGAAGACAGTTCAAACAGACCATATAACTATTTCAAACAACAGGCCTCAAGCAATCAAACGACTAATTCAGGTCAGCAACCACAATCAGCAGCTCCGCAAACTGAAAACGCTTTACCTGTTCAAGAATCATCTGCTTGATATTAATTAACGAGTGTCTACGAGTGACACGCCACCCATTAAAATTATGATTTTTCTTTCCCTGATTACAAAATCCGGTAAGATGAATCTAATAGGGGCAAATAGAGGGCGTGTTCCGCCCGAACTGACATAATATGGATTTCAAAGGTTTTTTTAAGTGGTGCTTTAAGTTTTTTATAATGCTTTTAATTATTGGCTTTTTGATACGGTTTTTATACTCGATTTTTTAGCCACTGGAGAGATCAATGCTTACCAGGGAGATTGGCATTATGTATCACCTGGGAAGTTATCCTGGGAAAGCATAAAATTTCGTAAGTTATTGATTCTTTGTTCTGATCATTTTTTATTGTTGGCAAAATATTACATTTGACCAGGTGTTATCCTGGTGAAAATCTTATAAGACTGATTTCGTATAATGTAGCCGAAGATTATGTTACTAAGCCCCAGTGAGAAAATAGACCGTCTCACGGGGCTTTTTAACATCAATCTTCATTATACGAACATCTGTCTGCGCATCATGACGAACGCGAGGAGCTTCGACGAGTGTGAGGAGTAGGGCGCTAAGAAAAAGGCACACTACTGTCTAATAGTGTGCCTGACTCTCGAAAGTTTTTTGCAATTCGCTCTATGAGCTATATATAACGGAGCTTTCAGAGTTATCAAGAATGTTTCGCATTTAAGCCAATTATTTAGCTATAACCCTTACTTGTCCACTTGTTGTTAATTCAGTTTCATTTATACATTGTTCTAAAATAATATGTACAAGCTCGCTTTCTTTTATTGGCATTAAATTTCTATTAATCAATAGTTTATTAAGCTCAATACATTTTTTTCTAAGCATTTCTTGCTCTTTATCGTTTAGCCTAACTGTAATTGCCATTTTTTAACCAATCTGTATTCATCTAACATGTTGTCAATACTACTTGTATACATGTAATTTGTGCTTGATATTCATGTGTACATGTATTAAATTTATCTCAATGTAATTTGTATACATGTATAAAAATGCTCGATTTCCTCCGTTTAGCGATTCCAATCATTCCTACGCATGTGCGTAGTTTTGATAATCACCATCAGTTCAATGGTGATATTCGCGATTATGGAGTTCCAGCAGCAACACGCCATGTAAGTAAGACAGATGACGGCCAGACCATAACAGGGGACTTGTATCACCCTTATGAAGCTCTACCAAGTGACTATACAGATATGGCTGTTAAGTTTTATACCAATACTATGAATACAGTACCTTATGTTGAGTTAAAAGCATCTCCACTTAAGCTTTTACAGGGTCACAATGTTTATGGTTTTGAATCTATAGAACTTGGTGCTATGCACATGCTTGGAATGTTTTTTGAAGCATTTCCTAAATTGAGTGCGATTCTTGATAGAGATAAAACAGAAGTTCTTTGTCTTGATACTACTTATCTTTTTAGATTGCCTCATCAGAATATGGTTCAGCCAGTTCTTGACTATATGTCCAATCTTGCATCTGGCCACCGTAAAGCGCGTCAAGTCAAATACGATAATTACATTACTTGGGGTAACGATGGTGCAAGTGTTCGTCCTAAAGCGTATGGCAAATTTGAAGAAGTAAAAGCCCAATTAAATAAGGTTCAGAAACAAGCAGAGAAGGGCTGTATGCGCTCTAAATCACTTGTCATGGCTATGCATGATGCTTTGCCTTTTGCTAATGCTGTTTTACGTCTCGAAGCACGTATTACTAAAACGTATCTAACTAAAAACGGTTATCCGTCTAATTTATTTCAGTTAATTAATTTGCAACATGAACAGCCAGAATTATTGCTACGCCTCTGGCACGTAGCTTTTGACCCGATCTTAGACACAATGAAGGGTAAATATATGAATTTTTCAAGTGATGGCGAAATTTTAGATTTACTCAAATCTAAATTAGTGACTTATACAAAGACTGGTAAAGAAAGTTTTACAAAAGCTAATAACGCTATGAAGTTTTATTCTTTGGTACGTCAGATTGGATTAACTGCAACTAAGGGTTTGTATAGTGAAGCTCAATTTTATAAATGCCTTAATTCATTATTAGATTGCGGTATTTCAAAATCTCACATTCAAAACCTTCATAAGAATCCTAACGGCAAAGTTATTCCGTTTGTCCGTATGTTTGAACTCAAGATGTGCGACCAGCAGCCATCTGACTATCAAATTCCAGTTTCACAATACAGTCCTAAAAAGGGCTTATATCTAGTTGCCTGAGGAGGCTATAACCATGCAAGTTCAATTTAATAAACGCACAATTACACCAATTGCTAACAAGTATCAGGATAAAAAAACAGGTGAAGATAAGCTTTCCCTGAAAACCACTGTGTTAAGTCCTGTTCAATATAGTTTAAAACCTACACCTGGCATGATGCCAGTTGAACAGATCCAAGCAGTCCTTATTGAGTGTGCGGAAAATTATCAAGAAGTAGAAATTGAATTTGTTGAACGTCAAACAAATTATGGTGCAGAGATGCAAATTTTCAGTGTTAAGCCAGTGCTTAAGAAAGTTGGAGCTTAGATATGGATTTCTGTTCAGGGTGTGGCCAATATTTTGTTAATGAACAAGATTTATCTTTTCATGAATGCTTTGCATTTAGAAAGCTTAGCAAAATCAAAGGTTTAAAATACATTATTTCGTATAATGTATATTATGTTAAATAAAATATTATGAGGTGAACCTACTCTTATGACTTTGATGTTTTACTTGAAACTACAATTTATTTAAAAGATTTATTGTACTTAGATTTTTTTACTAGCTAACTGTAATAATCCATCCTCATCTTAGAAAACCGCTCAAGCTGCTTCAAAAAACCTTCGAAATAGTTTTTTTGCTTTTCTTCAATTCTATAACCCGCATATAAGCTACGGCGCAAACCTTGAGGCGAAACACATTCCAAACGTCGTGACGATACCCATCCTTTCTGTTCATACTCACTTACAACCCAATCTGGTAATGCAGCAATTCCTCGACCACTAGCCACTAGCTGGATCAACATTTGGGTTAAGTCAGTAGTTCGAATTTTCTTAGGCATGATGTTCGCCGGAATAAATAAACATGACATGATATCCAAACGATGCTTATCTACTGGATAAGTGATCAAGGTTTCTTCTGCAAGTTCTTGTACTGTAATCTCTTTGGCACGCACCAACGGATGTGTATTAGATAA is from Acinetobacter sp. ANC 7912 and encodes:
- a CDS encoding phage/plasmid replication protein, II/X family gives rise to the protein MLDFLRLAIPIIPTHVRSFDNHHQFNGDIRDYGVPAATRHVSKTDDGQTITGDLYHPYEALPSDYTDMAVKFYTNTMNTVPYVELKASPLKLLQGHNVYGFESIELGAMHMLGMFFEAFPKLSAILDRDKTEVLCLDTTYLFRLPHQNMVQPVLDYMSNLASGHRKARQVKYDNYITWGNDGASVRPKAYGKFEEVKAQLNKVQKQAEKGCMRSKSLVMAMHDALPFANAVLRLEARITKTYLTKNGYPSNLFQLINLQHEQPELLLRLWHVAFDPILDTMKGKYMNFSSDGEILDLLKSKLVTYTKTGKESFTKANNAMKFYSLVRQIGLTATKGLYSEAQFYKCLNSLLDCGISKSHIQNLHKNPNGKVIPFVRMFELKMCDQQPSDYQIPVSQYSPKKGLYLVA